The stretch of DNA GAGTTGCGCGCGATGATCTTGCTCGGCGCGTTGCTGATGCCAGTGAGCATGATCAGCAGGATGTCGTGGTTCAGGCTCGGATCTTCCTTGATCTTGGCCGCCAGTTGCATGCCGGTCATGCCGGGCATGTTCTGATCGAGCAGCACTACGTCGAAGTAGTCACGCAGGTGTGCCTTGGTACGCAGCAGCGCCAGCGCCTCCTTGCCCGATGGCACAGCGCTGACGTTCAGACCCCAGGCGCTGCATTGCTGCACCAGCACCTTGCGGCAGGTGTCGTTGTCGTCCACCACCAGCACTCGCGCACCCTGCAACGGGCCGTCGAGGTCGGAGGTCGGGTGTTCGAGACGGTCGGGGTCCAGCGGCAGGGTCAGCCACAACGTGCTGCCCTGGTTGGCGCCGCTCTTGATGCCGAACTCACCGTGCATCAGGCGAATCAGTTGCCGGGCGATTACCAGCCCGAGGTTGCCGCCCAGACGGTTGGCCGAGAGGAAGTGCTTGCTGTGCAGTTCGGCGTGCATCAGCGCATCGCGCTCCTCCGCATCCATCGGCTGCCCGCTGTCTTGCACGGCGATGCGCAGGCGCGGTTTGACGCTGCGCTCGTCGAGGGCGACGACGATCAGCACTTCGCCTTCGTCGGTTTTCTTCAGGGCATTTTCCAGCAGGCTCAGCAGGGTCTGGCGCAGGCGCGTCGGGTCACCGCTGATCACGCGCGGCACCTGCGGCTGGATGAAGCTGATCAGCTCGACGTTCTGCTGTTCGGCCTTGGCCCGGTAGATGCTCAGGCAATCGTCGATCAGGGCGTTGAGGTCGAATTGCACGTCGTCCAGTTCGATCTGCCCGGATTCGAGTTTGGAGATGTCGAGGATCTCGTTGATCAGGGTCAGCAGCTCGTTGCCGGCGCTGTGGATGGTCTGCACATAGTCGCGTTGCTTGACCGACAGCGGCGTGCCCAGCAGCAGCTCGGTCATGCCCAGCACGCCGTTCATCGGGGTGCGGATCTCGTGGCTGATCTTGGCGAGGAACTCGGCCTTCGCGTTGATCTCGGCGTTGCTGGCGGCGAGATCGCGGCTGATGCTGAAGCGGCTTTCGGTGATGCTGCGCTGGCGCTCACCCAAGGCGATGCTCATCAGCAGGCCGCTGACGCAGATGAACGCCATCAGGGTCATGATCAGGCCTTGCGGTGCGACCAGGGTCAGCCCCAGCAATGCCGGCAGGATGATCAGCGTACCGATGTTGAACACCACCATCCCGGCAACGAACAACCGCGCCGGACGGTAGCCTTTCTGCCAGTGATAGAAGCCGACCAGCAGCATGCTCAGACCGGCGAGGGCCACCAGTGCATAGGTGATGATGTTCAGCGGCAGGGTGTTGACGAACAACAGCAGCAGGCTGCAGATCACGATGAACAGAATGTCGCCCAGCAACAGTTTGTTCAGCGGGTGCGGGCCGAGCGGGGCGAAGAAGCGCAGGGCGAACATCAACCCGGCCGGGGCGGTCAGCAGTAACGCCAGATAGGCGCCCGGGGTCTGGATCGCGTGCCAGTTCGGCAGCCAGGGCCCTGCGAGGTTGAGCAGCAGCAACAGGCTCAGGCCCAGCAGTCCTTCGCAGACGGCCAGCCACAGGCTGCTGCGCGAGCGGGAATAGGCGTAGCGCACAATATTGTGCAGCAGCAACATGCCGAGGCAGCCGAACAGCAGGCCGAAGATCAGCGTCTGGTTTTGGTTGGCGGCACTCATCACCGCCGATTGCAGGGTGATGTGCGGGCGCAGATGATGGTCGGAAACCATCCGCAAATAAACGTCGAGGGATTTGTCGCTTTGCGGTAGCGGCAGCAGGAAATCGCTGCTCGGCAGCGGCCGTTCGACCTGCGGCTGGTGGGTGCCGGAGATCCGTTGCTCGATCAGCTTGTCGCCGTCCAGCACGTAGAGACTGAGGTTGGACAGGTCGGGGGCGAAGATCCGCAGCACTTGTTCGTGCTTTCCCGGCGCCAGTCTGAAACGCAACCACAGTGCACCATCGGGCTCGGCGGCCGTGAGGCGGTCCAGTTCGATGGGGCTGAATTGATTGGTGTAGCGAGCCGAGCGGATGTCGCTCAGTTGCAGATTGCCCTGATCGTCAAGCAATACCGACCAGCCACTGCCTTGTGCGGCCTGGGCCGGAAGCATGCAGAGCAAGGTCAGCAACGTGACGGTTAAACTTATGGCAATCCTGAGCCAGCGCACGGCGAAATCCCTTCGTAGGTTGATGCCAGAATATAACGATGCGCGGCGGCGGAACAGCCCGGCGAGGGACTGCATCCCGCGCCGGACTTGAAGGACAGCTTATTCCTGGGTTTCGCCACGTTCACGGGCAATGGCGCGGTAGCCAATGTCCTTGCGGTAGAAGCAGCCTTCCCAGTCGATGGCGGCGGCCAGCTTGTAGGCTTGCTGCTGGGCTTCGCTCACGCTGGCGCCCATGGCAGTGGCGCAAAGTACGCGACCACCGGCAGTTACCACGTTGCCATCTTTGAGCGCGGTACCGGCGTGGAAGACTTTGCCTTCCAGGTTGGCGGCTGCGTCCAGACCGTTGATCGCTGCGCCCTTGGCGTAGTCGCCCGGGTAGCCACCAGCGGCCAATACGATACCGACGCTCGGGCGCGGATCCCACTGCGCTTCAACCTTGTCCAGCGCTTGCGCGAGGGCGGCTTCGACCAGCAGCACCAGGCTCGACTGCAGACGCAGCATCACCGGTTGGGTCTCCGGGTCGCCGAAGCGGCAGTTGAACTCGATGACTTTCGGGTTACCGGCCTTGTCGATCATCAGACCGGCATACAGGAAACCGGTGTAGACGTTGCCTTCTTCAGCCATGCCGCGAACGGTCGGCCAGATCACCAGATCCATCACACGCTGGTGCACGTCGGCAGTGACCACCGGGGCAGGGGAGTAGGCACCCATGCCGCCGGTGTTCGGGCCGCTATCGCCGTCGCCGACGCGTTTGTGGTCCTGGCTGGTGGCCATCGGCAGGACATTCTTGCCGTCGACCATGACGATGAACGAGGCTTCTTCGCCGTCGAGGAATTCTTCGATCACCACGCGCGAACCAGCGTCGCCAAACGCATTGCCGGCGAGCATGTCACGCACGGCGTCTTCGGCTTCGGCCAGGGTCATGGCCACGATCACGCCTTTACCGGCGGCCAGGCCATCGGCCTTGATCACGATCGGTGCGCCTTTTTCACGCAGATAAGCCAGGGCTGGCTCGATCTCGGTGAAGTTCTGGTAGTCGGCGGTCGGGATCTTGTGGCGGGCCAGGAAATCCTTGGTGAACGCTTTCGAGCCTTCCAGTTGTGCAGCACCGGCAGTCGGACCGAAGCAGTCCAGGCCACGGGAGCGGAACAGGTCGACCACGCCAGCCACCAGCGGCACTTCCGGACCGACGATGGTCAGGGAAACGTTTTTCTCGGCGAAGTCGGCCAGTTGCTCAAGGGCCAGCACGTCGATGGCGACGTTCTCGCACTTGGCTTCAATCGCGGTGCCCGCGTTGCCCGGCGCGACGAAAACCTTCTGCACGCGCGGATCCTGAGCCACTTTCCAGGCCAGGGCGTGTTCACGGCCACCGCTGCCAATGATCAAAACATTCATTTCAAAAACCTCGGATGACGCTAATTCTGTAGGGGCTGCGTACCCACGCAGAGCGTGGGCACGATCAACAGTGGATCGTGTACTTAGTGGCGGAAATGACGCATACCGGTGAACACCATCGCGATGCCGGCTTCGTCGGCAGCAGCAATCACCTCGGCATCACGCATCGAGCCGCCCGGCTGGATCACCGCAGTGATCCCGACCTTGGCGGCATTGTCCAGACCGTCGCGGAACGGGAAGAACGCGTCCGAAGCCATTACCGACCCGGCCACTTGCAGACCGGCGTGCTCAGCCTTGATCGCGGCGATACGTGCCGAGTTCACGCGGCTCATCTGGCCGGCGCCGACACCGATGGTCTGACGGTTCTTGGCGTAGACGATGGCGTTGGATTTAACGTACTTGGCGACTTTCCAGGCGAAGATCAGGTCGTTGATTTCCTGTTCGGTCGGTGCACGCTTGGTCACCACTTTCAGGTCGTCGGCGCTGATCATGCCGATGTCGCGGCTCTGCACCAGCAGGCCACCGTTGACGCGCTTGTAGTCCCACGCTGCTGCGCGGTCTGTCGACCACTCGCCGCAGGCCAGCAGGCGCACGTTGGCTTTGGCAGCGACGATGGCGCGGGCTTCTTCGCTCACGCTTGGGGCGATGATCACTTCAACGAACTGACGCTCGACGATCGCCTTGGCGGTCTCGGCATCCAGTTCACGGTTGAAGGCGATGATGCCGCCGAACGCCGATTCGGTGTCGGTGGCGTAGGCCAGTTCGTAGGCCTGACGGATGCCGCCTTCGGCGTCCGGGCTTACGGCCACGCCGCACGGGTTGGCGTGCTTGACGATCACGCAGGCTGGCTTGA from Pseudomonas sp. P8_229 encodes:
- a CDS encoding hybrid sensor histidine kinase/response regulator, producing the protein MRWLRIAISLTVTLLTLLCMLPAQAAQGSGWSVLLDDQGNLQLSDIRSARYTNQFSPIELDRLTAAEPDGALWLRFRLAPGKHEQVLRIFAPDLSNLSLYVLDGDKLIEQRISGTHQPQVERPLPSSDFLLPLPQSDKSLDVYLRMVSDHHLRPHITLQSAVMSAANQNQTLIFGLLFGCLGMLLLHNIVRYAYSRSRSSLWLAVCEGLLGLSLLLLLNLAGPWLPNWHAIQTPGAYLALLLTAPAGLMFALRFFAPLGPHPLNKLLLGDILFIVICSLLLLFVNTLPLNIITYALVALAGLSMLLVGFYHWQKGYRPARLFVAGMVVFNIGTLIILPALLGLTLVAPQGLIMTLMAFICVSGLLMSIALGERQRSITESRFSISRDLAASNAEINAKAEFLAKISHEIRTPMNGVLGMTELLLGTPLSVKQRDYVQTIHSAGNELLTLINEILDISKLESGQIELDDVQFDLNALIDDCLSIYRAKAEQQNVELISFIQPQVPRVISGDPTRLRQTLLSLLENALKKTDEGEVLIVVALDERSVKPRLRIAVQDSGQPMDAEERDALMHAELHSKHFLSANRLGGNLGLVIARQLIRLMHGEFGIKSGANQGSTLWLTLPLDPDRLEHPTSDLDGPLQGARVLVVDDNDTCRKVLVQQCSAWGLNVSAVPSGKEALALLRTKAHLRDYFDVVLLDQNMPGMTGMQLAAKIKEDPSLNHDILLIMLTGISNAPSKIIARNSGIKRILAKPVAGYTLKTTLADELNQRNKGQVVFQPQVVTPATAAKVPSDFRILVAEDNTISTKVIRGMLGKLNLQPDTASNGEEALQAMKAQRYDLVLMDCEMPILDGFSATQQLRAWEVSNQRIRTPIVALTAHILAEHKERARQAGMDGHMAKPVELSQLRELIEHWVAQRDQQNRSTAQTS
- the purD gene encoding phosphoribosylamine--glycine ligase → MNVLIIGSGGREHALAWKVAQDPRVQKVFVAPGNAGTAIEAKCENVAIDVLALEQLADFAEKNVSLTIVGPEVPLVAGVVDLFRSRGLDCFGPTAGAAQLEGSKAFTKDFLARHKIPTADYQNFTEIEPALAYLREKGAPIVIKADGLAAGKGVIVAMTLAEAEDAVRDMLAGNAFGDAGSRVVIEEFLDGEEASFIVMVDGKNVLPMATSQDHKRVGDGDSGPNTGGMGAYSPAPVVTADVHQRVMDLVIWPTVRGMAEEGNVYTGFLYAGLMIDKAGNPKVIEFNCRFGDPETQPVMLRLQSSLVLLVEAALAQALDKVEAQWDPRPSVGIVLAAGGYPGDYAKGAAINGLDAAANLEGKVFHAGTALKDGNVVTAGGRVLCATAMGASVSEAQQQAYKLAAAIDWEGCFYRKDIGYRAIARERGETQE